The Streptomyces sp. HUAS CB01 genome has a segment encoding these proteins:
- a CDS encoding alpha/beta hydrolase, whose product MKVAVTFPSAGLQLAGILFTPDDHTGAPLPAVVVSHPGGGVKEQTASNHAERLAREGFAALVFDAAYQGDSEGSPRGLENPFQRAEDVRAAVSHLSTRDGIDPARIGALGICASGGYVPFAAQTDHRIKAVATVSAVDVRSLLVEGLGRGQGPEVLQSLLDQAGAARTAEAKGEAPAVLNWAPEGPEGPEGPEGPEGLEEAPTLYREAQNYYRTPRGGHCNSNNEWPLRSIDHIAQFDPYAMIELIAPRPVLMIVGSESDTAYFSREAIGKAREPKELFVVDGATHISLYDQDAHVVPAVAKLADFFGQHLTA is encoded by the coding sequence ATGAAGGTCGCCGTCACCTTTCCCAGCGCCGGTCTGCAGCTGGCCGGCATCCTGTTCACCCCGGACGACCACACCGGCGCCCCGCTGCCGGCCGTGGTGGTCTCCCACCCGGGCGGCGGTGTGAAGGAGCAGACCGCGAGCAACCACGCCGAACGGCTGGCCCGCGAGGGCTTCGCCGCGCTCGTCTTCGACGCCGCCTACCAGGGCGACAGCGAGGGCTCCCCGCGCGGTCTGGAGAACCCCTTCCAGCGTGCCGAGGACGTCCGTGCCGCCGTCAGCCATCTGTCGACTCGGGACGGCATCGACCCGGCCCGCATCGGCGCCCTGGGCATCTGCGCCTCCGGCGGCTACGTGCCGTTCGCCGCGCAGACCGACCACCGCATCAAGGCGGTCGCCACGGTCAGCGCCGTCGACGTTCGCAGCCTGCTGGTCGAAGGCCTGGGCCGCGGCCAGGGCCCCGAGGTCCTGCAGTCCCTGCTCGACCAGGCCGGCGCCGCACGCACCGCGGAAGCCAAGGGCGAGGCACCGGCCGTGCTGAACTGGGCCCCGGAAGGCCCGGAAGGCCCGGAAGGCCCGGAAGGCCCGGAGGGTCTGGAGGAAGCACCGACCCTCTACCGGGAAGCACAGAACTACTACCGCACTCCGCGGGGTGGTCACTGCAACTCGAACAACGAATGGCCGCTGCGCAGCATCGACCACATCGCACAGTTCGACCCCTACGCCATGATCGAGCTCATCGCGCCGCGCCCCGTGCTGATGATCGTCGGCTCCGAGTCGGACACCGCCTACTTCAGCCGTGAGGCCATCGGGAAGGCTCGGGAGCCCAAGGAACTGTTCGTCGTCGACGGCGCCACCCACATCTCCCTGTACGACCAGGACGCGCACGTCGTGCCCGCGGTCGCCAAGCTCGCCGACTTCTTCGGCCAGCACCTGACCGCGTGA
- a CDS encoding dienelactone hydrolase family protein, with translation MEDFRCAVDLLVTLDYVDEDRIGVVGVCGGGGYAATAARTDRRIKALGTVVAANYGRIVDAHAIPQPEVHDLPQGDPGVRIAGAAH, from the coding sequence GTGGAAGACTTCCGCTGTGCGGTGGACCTCCTGGTCACGCTCGACTACGTCGACGAGGACCGCATCGGCGTCGTGGGCGTCTGCGGTGGTGGCGGCTATGCCGCGACGGCGGCGAGGACGGACCGCCGTATCAAGGCGCTGGGCACCGTGGTAGCCGCGAACTACGGACGGATTGTGGACGCTCACGCAATTCCCCAGCCAGAAGTTCACGATCTTCCCCAGGGGGATCCCGGAGTCCGCATCGCGGGCGCTGCCCATTAG
- a CDS encoding DUF6193 family natural product biosynthesis protein, with protein MTTNASGADKVEAAWQELLDSDRVSAELVAAAYAEPRLRQLFPWVGMWELHFSRCTEQRWTWDVPYIGPTTAGPGHAGPYYVEGPSRTQKIGRADTAQEAITMVVERLPSNCGPAFNGTPEELAMYESGRNL; from the coding sequence ATGACGACGAACGCTTCAGGCGCAGACAAGGTGGAAGCGGCATGGCAGGAGCTACTCGACTCCGATCGGGTCAGCGCTGAGTTGGTTGCGGCGGCATACGCTGAGCCACGGCTACGGCAGCTCTTTCCCTGGGTTGGGATGTGGGAGCTGCACTTCAGCCGCTGCACTGAGCAGCGTTGGACATGGGACGTGCCCTACATCGGCCCGACAACAGCCGGCCCGGGCCACGCCGGGCCGTACTACGTTGAGGGACCTTCGCGGACTCAGAAGATCGGGAGAGCTGATACAGCACAGGAGGCGATCACGATGGTCGTGGAGCGACTGCCGTCCAACTGCGGCCCCGCGTTCAACGGCACGCCCGAAGAGCTGGCCATGTATGAGAGTGGAAGAAACCTGTGA
- a CDS encoding alpha/beta hydrolase — MPGAFGSYRGGWELFDRARSDRKNIFVVEGASHYDLYDQPEYTTQALEKLESFFADTL; from the coding sequence GTGCCGGGTGCGTTCGGTTCGTACCGAGGCGGCTGGGAACTCTTCGACCGGGCCAGGTCGGACCGGAAGAACATCTTCGTCGTCGAGGGCGCGAGCCACTACGACCTGTACGACCAGCCGGAGTACACCACCCAGGCGCTGGAGAAGCTCGAATCCTTCTTCGCGGACACCCTGTAG